In Verrucomicrobiota bacterium, the following are encoded in one genomic region:
- a CDS encoding metal ABC transporter permease, whose protein sequence is MNWLLEPLQYEHFQRALLICVLAGFANGYLSAFVVLRKSALQVGSLSHSLLPGIAVGILLFGLSQASAFAGALVAALLVGLGSLLVARSSRLGQDTSLAILYTSAFAGGLILMEYAPYNIELDHFLFGNILYASDADLQTVFWVSAISLTLLSYFRRPLLLILFEPDAARSLGVPVRTLNYVLLGLLILVLVSTLQAVGCLLALGLLVTPAATAYLLTDRAEILFWGGGAIGAIGSVIALILSHHLDFTPGAGIILTLGALFLLAYLFGPRYGILSRLPKKHPTGTT, encoded by the coding sequence ATGAACTGGCTCCTTGAACCGCTCCAATATGAGCACTTCCAGCGTGCCTTGCTCATCTGCGTCCTGGCCGGCTTTGCCAACGGCTACCTCAGCGCCTTCGTCGTCTTAAGAAAATCCGCCCTCCAAGTCGGCTCCCTCTCCCACTCCCTCCTTCCGGGCATCGCCGTCGGCATCCTCCTCTTCGGACTCAGCCAAGCCAGCGCCTTCGCCGGAGCCCTGGTCGCCGCCCTCCTCGTCGGCTTGGGGAGCCTGCTGGTGGCCCGCAGTTCCCGACTCGGACAAGACACCTCCCTCGCCATCCTCTACACCAGCGCCTTCGCAGGCGGCCTCATCTTGATGGAATATGCGCCCTACAACATCGAGCTGGATCACTTCCTCTTCGGCAACATCCTCTACGCCAGCGACGCCGACCTCCAGACCGTCTTCTGGGTCTCCGCCATCTCCCTCACCCTCCTAAGCTACTTCCGTCGCCCGCTCCTCCTCATCCTCTTCGAGCCCGACGCCGCCCGCTCGCTCGGCGTCCCGGTCCGCACCCTCAACTACGTCCTCCTAGGGCTGCTCATCCTCGTCCTCGTCTCCACCCTCCAAGCAGTGGGCTGTCTCCTCGCACTCGGCCTGCTCGTCACCCCAGCCGCCACCGCCTACCTCCTGACCGACCGCGCCGAAATCCTCTTCTGGGGCGGCGGGGCCATCGGGGCCATCGGCTCCGTCATCGCCCTCATCCTCTCCCATCATCTCGACTTCACCCCGGGCGCAGGCATCATCCTCACCCTGGGAGCCCTCTTCTTATTGGCCTACCTCTTCGGCCCCCGCTACGGCATCCTCTCTCGACTGCCAAAAAAACACCCCACCGGCACCACCTGA
- a CDS encoding ABC transporter ATP-binding protein: MGTPAEKARPDSCGGHAQHELHVRALRVGYAQTTVLDGVDFQTHCGQCLALLGPNGAGKSTLLKTLAGLLIPASGEILWRGQPLSRSTSEIAYLAQRSQFDWHFPLTVRGLVEMGRFPHLGWWRPFRKSDHEIVDQALEIMSLKDLATRQIGTLSGGQQQRAFLARALAQQAHVLLLDEPFTGLDRPSQETLSQLVRHLATLGKLLIAAHHDLTNVAQIFDQALLLNRRVIAFGPITETLGEAPLAACFQGTPPLPAPPSA, from the coding sequence ATGGGAACGCCCGCCGAAAAAGCCCGGCCCGACAGCTGCGGAGGCCACGCTCAACACGAACTGCACGTGCGAGCGCTCCGCGTCGGGTATGCCCAAACGACTGTCCTGGACGGCGTCGACTTCCAAACCCACTGCGGACAATGCCTCGCCCTCCTCGGCCCGAACGGAGCCGGCAAAAGCACCCTTCTCAAAACTCTGGCCGGCCTCCTCATTCCCGCCTCCGGGGAAATTCTCTGGCGAGGGCAGCCCCTCTCCCGCTCCACCTCCGAAATCGCCTACCTCGCGCAGCGTAGTCAGTTCGACTGGCACTTCCCGCTCACCGTTCGCGGCCTCGTCGAAATGGGACGCTTTCCCCACCTCGGCTGGTGGCGGCCTTTTCGAAAGAGCGATCACGAAATCGTGGACCAAGCCCTCGAAATCATGTCCCTCAAGGACCTCGCCACCCGCCAGATCGGCACCCTCTCCGGCGGCCAACAGCAACGCGCCTTCCTCGCTCGGGCCCTCGCCCAACAAGCCCATGTCCTCCTCCTGGACGAGCCCTTCACAGGCCTGGACCGGCCCTCTCAAGAAACCCTCTCCCAGCTCGTCCGCCACCTCGCCACCCTCGGCAAACTCCTCATCGCCGCCCACCACGACCTCACCAACGTCGCTCAAATCTTCGACCAAGCCCTCCTCCTCAATCGCCGGGTCATCGCCTTCGGCCCCATCACCGAAACCCTCGGCGAAGCCCCACTCGCCGCCTGTTTCCAGGGGACCCCCCCGCTCCCCGCCCCTCCGAGCGCATGA